From Microbacterium sp. LWH11-1.2, one genomic window encodes:
- a CDS encoding MFS transporter, protein MSTEARSERASVRLSPRTVVLYAIGSLGTGGYATLPGLVLTYFLTDNLGVAALAAGLIVTAAKIWDVIIDPLIGAASDRQLARTGSRRGFMVVGALTLPLFFALTFAVPPSWGPAAGAVCVLLAFLATATSFSLFQVPYVALPAELTDGYDERTRLLGWRVVVLTAAILLFGAGGPALRNAGSDPVLGYLVMGIAAGLVIGIGMLIAARTAGPSTRSGTPDGVSGSPVPASPWRDQYLSGFRALRRSQPFRALLGTFLLQALATGTMLAGAQYVATWVLRSEDAVTFVFVALVAPALLATPVWTAIARRIGKERAFAIASALFTVAALTVTAAVWAPGAWIYGSVAVAGIAYAGLQSLPMAMLPDVISHDERTSGPGQAGTFTGIWTAGETVGFALGATAVSLTLAATGYISTVAGAVVEQPDAAITGIVLSFSILPAVLMAASLLALRHYRLRRHDIDVAAEPGA, encoded by the coding sequence ATGAGCACCGAGGCTCGATCCGAACGAGCATCCGTCCGCCTGTCCCCGCGAACCGTCGTGCTGTACGCGATCGGCTCCCTCGGGACCGGCGGCTACGCCACCCTGCCCGGCCTGGTGCTGACGTACTTCCTGACCGACAACCTCGGCGTCGCCGCGCTGGCGGCCGGACTCATCGTCACCGCGGCGAAGATCTGGGACGTCATCATCGACCCGCTGATCGGCGCGGCCTCGGACCGCCAACTCGCGCGGACGGGATCGCGACGAGGGTTCATGGTCGTGGGCGCCCTCACGCTTCCGCTCTTCTTCGCCCTCACGTTCGCGGTTCCCCCGTCGTGGGGTCCGGCCGCCGGCGCCGTGTGCGTTCTTCTCGCCTTCCTCGCCACGGCGACGTCCTTCAGCCTGTTCCAGGTGCCGTACGTCGCGCTGCCCGCCGAACTCACCGACGGCTACGACGAGCGCACCCGGCTGCTCGGCTGGCGCGTGGTCGTGCTCACCGCCGCGATCCTGCTGTTCGGTGCGGGCGGCCCCGCCCTGCGCAACGCCGGCTCCGACCCGGTCCTCGGCTACCTCGTGATGGGCATCGCCGCGGGACTCGTGATCGGCATCGGCATGCTCATCGCCGCACGGACAGCCGGCCCTTCGACAAGGTCAGGGACCCCGGACGGAGTCTCAGGGAGTCCGGTGCCGGCCTCCCCCTGGCGCGATCAGTATCTCTCCGGCTTCCGGGCGCTGCGGCGCAGCCAGCCGTTCCGCGCACTGCTCGGCACGTTCCTGCTGCAGGCCCTCGCGACCGGCACGATGCTCGCCGGAGCCCAGTACGTCGCGACCTGGGTGCTGCGCTCCGAGGATGCCGTGACGTTCGTCTTCGTCGCCCTCGTCGCTCCTGCGCTCCTCGCCACCCCCGTGTGGACCGCGATCGCACGTCGGATCGGCAAGGAGCGGGCATTCGCGATCGCGAGCGCGCTCTTCACCGTGGCCGCGCTCACCGTCACCGCCGCGGTCTGGGCACCCGGTGCGTGGATCTACGGCTCCGTCGCGGTCGCCGGCATCGCCTACGCCGGGCTGCAGTCGCTGCCCATGGCCATGCTGCCCGACGTCATCTCGCATGACGAGCGCACGAGCGGTCCCGGTCAGGCCGGCACGTTCACGGGTATCTGGACGGCCGGCGAGACGGTCGGCTTCGCCCTCGGCGCGACGGCCGTATCGCTGACCCTCGCGGCGACGGGCTACATCTCGACGGTCGCCGGCGCGGTCGTCGAGCAGCCGGATGCCGCGATCACCGGGATCGTGCTGAGCTTCAGCATCCTCCCCGCCGTGCTCATGGCTGCAAGCCTCCTGGCACTGCGCCACTACCGCCTGCGGCGTCACGACATCGACGTCGCCGCCGAACCCGGCGCATAA
- a CDS encoding cation transporter, protein MSETGQFGRITLPPEQQRAIRRAVKWEVFTIVYTSITIAVIALVVGNSQAMRTAWIEDMLSLIPQIAFLTALIFVRRRPTLTHPYGLHRAMGVGHLVAGVALLAVGLNLAFESAVGLVAGEHPTIGTVVLWGHTIWLGWLMVAVMAVVIIGPVFFYGPAKAKLAPVLHNKLLYADADMAKADWQTTVASIVGVLGVGAGVWWLDGAAAVFISLGIIWDGFRNTRAAIVDLMDQRARTYDSKEAHPLAADIVAYLRDLPWVSDAAVRMRDQGQVFHIEAFVVPRRRKVTVHDLTRTAEGVAALDWKVQDVVIVPAEHLPDEADTGR, encoded by the coding sequence ATGAGCGAGACCGGCCAGTTCGGCCGGATCACGCTCCCTCCCGAGCAGCAGCGGGCGATCCGCCGGGCGGTGAAGTGGGAGGTCTTCACGATCGTCTACACCTCCATCACGATCGCCGTGATCGCGCTCGTGGTGGGCAACTCCCAGGCCATGCGGACGGCATGGATCGAGGACATGCTCTCCCTCATCCCGCAGATCGCGTTCCTCACGGCCCTGATCTTCGTCCGGCGCCGCCCGACGCTCACGCACCCGTACGGGCTGCATCGGGCCATGGGGGTCGGCCATCTCGTGGCCGGCGTCGCCCTGCTCGCGGTCGGACTCAACCTCGCGTTCGAGTCGGCCGTCGGACTCGTCGCCGGCGAGCATCCGACGATCGGGACCGTCGTGCTGTGGGGCCACACGATCTGGCTCGGCTGGCTGATGGTGGCCGTGATGGCGGTGGTCATCATCGGACCGGTCTTCTTCTACGGTCCGGCGAAGGCCAAGCTCGCCCCCGTGCTCCACAACAAGCTGCTGTATGCCGACGCCGACATGGCGAAGGCCGACTGGCAGACCACGGTCGCCTCGATCGTCGGCGTGCTCGGCGTGGGCGCCGGCGTGTGGTGGCTCGACGGCGCGGCCGCCGTGTTCATCTCGCTCGGCATCATCTGGGACGGCTTCCGCAACACCCGGGCCGCGATCGTCGACCTCATGGATCAGCGGGCCCGCACCTATGACAGCAAGGAGGCCCATCCCCTCGCCGCCGACATCGTCGCGTATCTGCGCGACCTCCCCTGGGTATCGGATGCCGCGGTGCGGATGCGCGACCAGGGGCAGGTCTTCCACATCGAGGCTTTCGTCGTGCCGCGCCGACGCAAGGTCACGGTGCACGACCTGACCCGGACCGCCGAGGGCGTCGCCGCGCTCGACTGGAAGGTGCAGGACGTCGTGATCGTGCCGGCGGAGCACCTGCCGGACGAGGCGGACACCGGACGATGA
- a CDS encoding glutaredoxin domain-containing protein, with protein MTSPASDTLTMFGAEWCSDCRRTKKQLDELGVAYTYVDLEADPSAADVAKEISGRMNIPVVLYPDSSHHVEPSNADVESKLRELALI; from the coding sequence ATGACCTCTCCCGCTTCTGACACCCTCACGATGTTCGGCGCCGAGTGGTGCAGCGACTGCCGCCGCACCAAGAAGCAGCTCGATGAGCTGGGCGTCGCCTACACCTACGTCGACCTCGAGGCCGACCCCTCGGCGGCAGACGTCGCCAAGGAGATCTCCGGGCGCATGAACATCCCCGTGGTGCTGTACCCCGATTCCTCGCACCACGTCGAGCCGTCGAACGCCGACGTCGAGTCGAAGCTGCGCGAACTCGCACTGATCTGA